In one window of Streptomyces griseus subsp. griseus DNA:
- a CDS encoding AAA family ATPase yields the protein MSAPTPEPVEPAAVPATPAAPEPADGARASLEALRSEIAKAVVGQDPAVTGLVVALLCRGHVLLEGVPGVAKTLLVRALAASLELDTKRVQFTPDLMPSDVTGSLVYDARTAEFSFQPGPVFTNLLLADEINRTPPKTQASLLEAMEERQVTVDGTPRPLPDPFLVAATQNPVEYEGTYPLPEAQLDRFLLKLTVPLPSRQDEINVLTRHADGFNPRDLKAAGIRPVAGPADLEAARSAVAKTTVSPEIAGYVVDICRATRESPSLALGVSPRGATALLSTARAWAWLTGRDYVTPDDVKALALPTLRHRIHLRPEAEMEGVTPDSVITSVLAHVPVPR from the coding sequence ATGAGCGCCCCGACCCCCGAGCCGGTCGAACCCGCAGCGGTCCCCGCGACCCCCGCGGCTCCGGAGCCCGCCGACGGCGCCCGCGCGTCCTTGGAAGCACTCCGCTCCGAGATCGCCAAGGCCGTGGTCGGCCAGGACCCGGCTGTCACCGGACTGGTCGTCGCCCTGCTCTGCCGCGGACACGTACTCCTGGAGGGCGTCCCCGGCGTCGCCAAGACCCTGCTGGTCCGAGCCCTCGCCGCATCTCTCGAACTCGACACCAAGCGCGTCCAGTTCACCCCCGATCTCATGCCGAGCGATGTGACGGGTTCACTCGTCTATGACGCCCGCACCGCCGAGTTCTCCTTCCAGCCCGGCCCCGTCTTCACCAACCTGCTACTCGCCGACGAGATCAACCGCACCCCTCCCAAGACACAGGCCTCCCTCCTGGAAGCGATGGAGGAACGTCAGGTCACCGTCGACGGCACCCCCCGCCCCCTGCCGGACCCCTTCCTCGTCGCCGCCACCCAGAACCCCGTCGAATACGAGGGCACCTACCCACTCCCGGAAGCCCAACTGGACCGCTTCCTGCTCAAGCTGACGGTGCCTCTGCCTTCTCGGCAGGACGAGATCAACGTCCTCACCCGGCACGCCGACGGCTTCAACCCCCGCGACCTCAAGGCAGCGGGCATACGGCCCGTCGCAGGACCCGCCGACCTGGAGGCGGCCCGCTCAGCCGTCGCCAAGACCACGGTCTCCCCCGAGATCGCCGGCTATGTGGTGGATATCTGTCGTGCCACACGCGAATCCCCCTCGCTCGCCCTCGGCGTCTCTCCCCGAGGCGCCACCGCACTGCTCTCGACCGCACGCGCCTGGGCCTGGCTCACCGGCCGGGACTACGTCACCCCGGACGACGTGAAGGCCTTGGCGCTCCCCACACTCCGTCATCGCATCCACCTGCGGCCCGAGGCGGAGATGGAGGGAGTCACCCCCGACTCCGTCATCACCTCGGTGCTCGCCCACGTCCCCGTACCCCGATGA
- the mtrA gene encoding two-component system response regulator MtrA — translation MMSIMKGRVLVVDDDTALAEMLGIVLRGEGFEPSFVADGDKALAAFREAKPDLVLLDLMLPGRDGIEVCRLIRAESGVPIVMLTAKSDTVDVVVGLESGADDYIVKPFKPKELVARIRARLRRSEEPAPEQLTIGDLVIDVAGHSVKREGQSIALTPLEFDLLVALARKPWQVFTREVLLEQVWGYRHAADTRLVNVHVQRLRSKVEKDPERPEIVVTVRGVGYKAGPS, via the coding sequence ATGATGTCGATTATGAAGGGACGCGTCCTTGTCGTCGACGACGACACCGCACTGGCCGAGATGCTCGGGATTGTGCTGCGTGGAGAAGGTTTCGAGCCGTCGTTCGTAGCGGACGGCGACAAGGCACTGGCCGCATTTCGTGAGGCCAAGCCGGACCTGGTGCTGCTCGACCTCATGCTGCCCGGAAGGGACGGCATCGAGGTGTGCAGGCTGATCAGGGCCGAGTCCGGTGTGCCGATCGTCATGCTCACTGCCAAGAGCGACACCGTCGATGTCGTGGTCGGCCTGGAGTCCGGGGCCGACGACTACATCGTCAAGCCGTTCAAACCTAAGGAGTTGGTCGCCCGGATCAGGGCACGCCTGCGGCGGTCCGAAGAGCCCGCGCCGGAGCAGTTGACCATCGGTGACCTGGTCATCGACGTGGCCGGTCACTCCGTGAAGCGGGAGGGGCAGTCCATCGCCCTGACGCCGCTGGAGTTCGACCTGCTGGTCGCCCTCGCCCGGAAGCCGTGGCAGGTCTTCACCCGTGAGGTCCTGCTGGAGCAGGTCTGGGGCTACCGGCACGCGGCCGACACCCGGCTGGTGAACGTGCATGTCCAGCGGCTGCGCTCCAAGGTCGAGAAGGACCCAGAGCGACCGGAGATCGTCGTGACCGTCCGCGGTGTCGGTTACAAGGCCGGACCGAGCTGA
- a CDS encoding DUF4129 domain-containing protein, with protein MLGAGGTTAARQVTGAGDIPVDTPRVPAREAAETELSKPMYHENDPNLFERGLNRFWDWVAGVFDAAANAAPGGPAGLVVLILIVIGLAAALWWRLGTPQRASLPTDALFESDGPRSAAQHRAAADAHAAALRWTEAVQERMRAIVRSLEERALLDPRPGRTADEAAAEAGRTLPGQAARLRSAARDFDDVTYGGRTADRPTYLALRALDTELDEAKPVLPGTSRGATG; from the coding sequence GTGCTGGGGGCGGGGGGCACCACAGCGGCGCGGCAGGTCACCGGCGCGGGAGACATACCCGTGGACACTCCACGTGTCCCCGCCCGGGAGGCGGCCGAGACCGAGCTGTCCAAGCCGATGTACCACGAGAACGATCCCAACCTCTTCGAGCGCGGCCTGAACCGCTTCTGGGACTGGGTCGCCGGCGTGTTCGACGCCGCCGCGAACGCCGCCCCCGGCGGCCCGGCCGGACTCGTCGTCCTGATCCTCATCGTCATCGGCCTCGCCGCCGCCCTCTGGTGGCGGCTCGGCACCCCGCAACGCGCTTCCCTGCCCACGGACGCCCTCTTCGAGAGCGACGGCCCCCGCAGCGCCGCCCAGCATCGCGCTGCGGCCGACGCGCACGCCGCCGCTCTCCGCTGGACCGAAGCCGTCCAGGAACGCATGCGCGCCATCGTCCGGTCACTGGAGGAACGCGCCCTGCTGGACCCCCGCCCCGGCCGCACGGCGGACGAAGCGGCGGCGGAAGCAGGCCGCACCCTGCCCGGCCAAGCCGCCCGGCTGCGCTCCGCCGCCCGCGACTTCGACGACGTCACATACGGCGGCCGCACAGCGGACCGACCCACATATCTGGCCCTGCGCGCCCTGGACACCGAACTCGACGAGGCAAAGCCCGTGCTGCCCGGGACCTCCCGAGGAGCCACCGGATGA
- a CDS encoding LpqB family beta-propeller domain-containing protein — translation MRLTALLGCSVIVLAGCGSMPVTGDVKAVDASQPGDSQVQVYAVEPREGAAPSEIVDGFLESMTSDDPGFQTTRKYLSADAAKTWQPSEGTTVLAQAPNRSGPLLHDEVRRDSETSYTLTGEKVAAVDAQSSYQPLAPTDYSQMLHLVREKLADGKAEWRIDIVPDGLVLGQSDFKRLYRSVNKYYFATGRTNGQPTLVADPVYVRTGTDPVTQMSTATQTVRTLLEGPTNWLRPVVDSRFPTGTALRKDVVTLTPDDQNVLKVPLNGKADKVGRSACLMMAAQVLFTLRDLTSGVEQVELEGAAGRLCALDADEAEEFSSDSGSDGPDSQYFLDAKGRVQRIAGASDGRGTPEPVNGPLGVGAVAMGAVGVARDEQRAAGVSANGQSLYVASMDVPGELAPPVVTSAGKKAADRLSSPSWDGRGDLWVADRDKARPRLLRLVKGEGEPEEVRVPGLDGGRIEELRLSADGVRIALLVTEDGHTTLKIGRVERRGTEEAPEISVEDLRQAAPQLTDVTAISWSGRSRLVVVGKEAGGVQQVRYVQADGSTPSSGASGVLPGVNQVRAVAAADDELLPLMAETEGDGIVKLSPGDNWQTVLEEGTSLVYPG, via the coding sequence GTGCGGCTCACCGCGCTGCTCGGCTGCTCCGTCATCGTGCTCGCCGGCTGCGGTTCGATGCCGGTGACCGGTGACGTCAAGGCCGTCGACGCCTCGCAGCCCGGCGACTCCCAGGTGCAGGTGTACGCGGTGGAGCCCCGCGAGGGCGCGGCGCCCAGCGAGATCGTCGACGGGTTCCTGGAGTCCATGACCAGCGACGACCCCGGCTTCCAGACCACGCGCAAGTACCTGAGCGCGGACGCCGCGAAGACCTGGCAGCCGAGCGAGGGCACCACGGTGCTCGCCCAGGCGCCCAACCGCAGCGGCCCCCTGCTCCACGACGAGGTGCGCCGGGACTCCGAGACCTCCTACACGCTGACCGGCGAGAAGGTGGCGGCGGTCGACGCCCAGAGCTCCTACCAGCCGCTCGCCCCCACCGACTACTCCCAGATGCTGCATCTGGTGCGGGAGAAGCTGGCGGACGGGAAGGCCGAGTGGCGCATCGACATCGTGCCGGACGGCCTGGTCCTCGGGCAGTCCGACTTCAAGCGGCTCTACCGCTCCGTGAACAAGTACTACTTCGCCACCGGCCGGACGAACGGGCAGCCGACGCTCGTCGCCGACCCCGTCTACGTACGCACCGGCACCGATCCGGTCACGCAGATGAGCACGGCGACGCAGACGGTCAGGACGCTGCTGGAGGGGCCGACGAACTGGCTGCGGCCGGTGGTCGACTCCCGCTTCCCCACCGGTACCGCGCTGCGCAAGGACGTCGTCACGCTGACCCCCGACGACCAGAACGTGCTGAAGGTGCCGCTCAACGGCAAGGCCGACAAGGTGGGCCGCTCCGCCTGCCTGATGATGGCCGCCCAGGTGCTCTTCACCCTGCGGGACCTGACCTCGGGGGTCGAGCAGGTGGAGCTGGAGGGCGCGGCGGGCCGGCTCTGCGCGCTGGATGCGGACGAGGCGGAGGAGTTCTCGTCCGACAGCGGATCCGACGGGCCCGACAGCCAGTACTTCCTCGATGCCAAGGGAAGGGTCCAGCGGATCGCCGGAGCCTCCGATGGCAGGGGAACACCTGAGCCGGTGAACGGCCCCCTCGGTGTCGGCGCGGTGGCGATGGGCGCCGTCGGCGTGGCCCGGGACGAGCAGCGGGCCGCCGGTGTCTCGGCGAACGGGCAGAGCCTTTACGTGGCCTCCATGGACGTGCCGGGCGAGCTGGCCCCGCCCGTGGTGACCAGCGCGGGGAAGAAGGCAGCCGACCGGTTGTCGTCGCCCAGCTGGGACGGCCGGGGCGACCTGTGGGTCGCCGACCGCGACAAGGCGCGCCCGAGGCTGCTGCGGCTGGTCAAGGGTGAGGGCGAACCGGAGGAGGTCCGCGTCCCTGGCCTGGACGGGGGGCGGATCGAGGAGCTGCGGCTGTCGGCGGACGGGGTGCGGATCGCCCTGCTGGTGACGGAGGACGGGCATACGACGCTGAAGATCGGCCGGGTGGAGCGGCGCGGGACCGAGGAGGCGCCGGAGATCTCGGTCGAGGACCTGCGCCAGGCCGCGCCCCAGCTCACGGACGTCACGGCCATCTCCTGGTCGGGCCGCAGCCGTCTCGTCGTGGTCGGCAAGGAGGCGGGCGGTGTCCAGCAGGTGCGGTACGTGCAGGCCGACGGTTCCACGCCGTCCTCCGGCGCCTCCGGGGTGCTGCCCGGGGTGAACCAGGTCCGCGCGGTCGCCGCGGCGGACGACGAGCTGCTTCCGCTGATGGCGGAGACCGAGGGCGACGGCATAGTGAAGCTCTCGCCGGGCGACAACTGGCAGACGGTCCTGGAAGAGGGCACCTCGCTGGTCTACCCGGGCTGA
- the mtnA gene encoding S-methyl-5-thioribose-1-phosphate isomerase, which translates to MADQDVQTPVGGEPPALSVLRWDDLPEGPVLVLLDQTRLPAEEVELVCTDVPALVRAIRTLAVRGAPLLGIAGGYGVALAAARGYDVAEAAGLLEGARPTAVNLGYGVRRVADAYWAAAGKGAGTAEAAAVALAEAQALHREDAQASRRMAEFGTALLEELLPGQGYQLLTHCNTGALVSGGEGTAFAVALRVHREGRLRRLWVDETRPLLQGARLTAYEAARGGMAYSLLTDSAAGSLFAAGEVDAVLIGADRIAADGSVANKVGSYPLAVLAKYHHVPFIVVAPTTTVDMDTAEGTSIIVEQRSGQEVTELTPPKAVSADGGGGMVVAPLGAPAYNPAFDITPPELITAIVTEEGVISPVTGVGLAELCARSSQVTIS; encoded by the coding sequence ATGGCTGATCAGGACGTGCAAACGCCGGTGGGCGGCGAGCCTCCCGCGCTTTCCGTGCTCCGTTGGGACGACCTTCCGGAAGGCCCTGTGCTGGTGCTTCTCGACCAGACGCGGCTGCCCGCGGAGGAGGTCGAGCTGGTGTGCACGGATGTGCCCGCGCTGGTGCGGGCGATCCGGACGCTGGCGGTGCGAGGGGCCCCGCTGCTCGGGATCGCCGGGGGGTACGGGGTGGCGCTCGCGGCGGCCCGTGGCTACGACGTGGCGGAGGCCGCGGGGCTGCTGGAGGGGGCGCGGCCCACCGCGGTGAATCTCGGTTACGGGGTGCGGCGGGTGGCCGACGCCTACTGGGCGGCTGCCGGCAAGGGGGCCGGGACGGCGGAGGCCGCCGCTGTGGCGCTGGCCGAGGCACAGGCCCTGCACCGGGAGGACGCCCAGGCCAGCAGGCGCATGGCGGAGTTCGGGACGGCGCTCCTGGAGGAGCTGCTGCCGGGGCAGGGCTATCAGCTGCTGACCCACTGCAACACCGGGGCGCTGGTCTCCGGGGGCGAGGGGACGGCCTTCGCGGTGGCGCTGCGGGTGCACCGGGAGGGGCGGCTGCGTCGGCTGTGGGTGGACGAGACCCGGCCACTGCTCCAGGGGGCGAGGCTGACGGCGTACGAGGCGGCGCGCGGCGGGATGGCGTACAGCCTGCTCACGGACAGCGCGGCGGGCTCCCTGTTCGCCGCGGGTGAGGTGGATGCCGTACTCATTGGGGCGGACCGCATTGCCGCAGACGGCTCGGTGGCCAACAAAGTGGGGAGCTATCCGTTGGCTGTGCTCGCGAAGTACCACCATGTGCCGTTCATCGTGGTGGCGCCGACGACGACCGTGGACATGGACACGGCCGAAGGCACATCGATCATCGTTGAGCAGCGTTCCGGGCAGGAAGTGACGGAGCTCACACCGCCGAAGGCCGTATCGGCGGACGGCGGAGGTGGGATGGTCGTCGCACCCCTCGGGGCCCCGGCGTACAACCCGGCTTTCGACATCACGCCGCCCGAATTGATCACGGCGATCGTCACCGAGGAGGGCGTCATTTCCCCGGTCACAGGGGTCGGACTGGCAGAGCTGTGTGCCAGATCATCGCAGGTAACGATTAGCTAA
- a CDS encoding DUF58 domain-containing protein, giving the protein MALTGRTALLAALGSLPVGILAPSWTGLLAVNAPLSLAILCDYALAAPVRTLRFTRSGDTSVRLGDAAEVQLTVTNSSRRRLRAQLRDAWPPSSWPAGTEQASSRHTVTIPPGEQRRLATVLRPTRRGDRQAERITVRSYGPLGLAARQGYHRVPWTVRVLPPFTSRKHLPSRLARLRELDGRTSVLTRGEGTEFDSLRAYVPGDDTRSIDWRATARQSAVAVRTWRPERDRHILIVLDTGRTSAGRVGDVPRLDAAMDATLLLTALATRAGDRVALLAYDRRVRARVQGRTTTGDVLATVVNTLASLEPELVETDARGLSTTALSDAPRGSLIVLLTSLEAAPIEEGLLPLLPQLTQRHTVLLAAVSDPRIEEMAKGRGTVDAVYGAAAGTQAQTERRSTAEKLHRHGVVVVDATPDNLAPALADAYLALKSAGRL; this is encoded by the coding sequence ATGGCCCTCACCGGACGTACCGCACTGCTGGCCGCGCTGGGGTCACTCCCCGTAGGCATCCTCGCTCCGAGCTGGACCGGGCTGCTCGCGGTCAACGCACCGCTCTCACTAGCGATTTTGTGCGACTATGCCCTGGCAGCGCCAGTGCGAACGCTTCGATTCACCCGATCCGGTGATACATCAGTTCGACTTGGTGACGCGGCGGAAGTTCAACTCACCGTGACCAACAGCTCGCGACGACGCCTGAGGGCCCAGCTCCGCGACGCCTGGCCGCCGAGCAGCTGGCCCGCCGGCACCGAACAGGCCTCGTCCCGGCACACGGTGACGATCCCTCCCGGTGAACAGCGTCGCCTCGCCACCGTTCTACGCCCGACCCGCCGTGGCGACCGCCAGGCGGAGCGCATCACGGTCCGCTCGTACGGCCCGCTCGGGCTGGCCGCCCGCCAGGGCTACCACCGCGTCCCGTGGACCGTACGGGTACTGCCCCCGTTCACCAGCCGGAAGCACCTGCCCTCCCGGCTCGCCCGGCTCCGCGAACTCGACGGCCGTACCAGCGTCCTGACGCGGGGGGAGGGCACCGAGTTCGACAGCCTGCGGGCGTACGTACCAGGAGACGACACCCGCTCCATCGACTGGCGGGCAACAGCACGTCAGTCAGCCGTCGCCGTCCGGACATGGCGCCCCGAGCGCGACCGGCACATCCTGATCGTCCTGGACACCGGACGCACCTCCGCAGGCCGGGTGGGCGACGTCCCACGCCTTGATGCGGCCATGGACGCCACCCTTCTCCTCACCGCGCTCGCGACGCGTGCCGGCGACCGCGTGGCCCTCCTCGCCTACGACCGCCGCGTACGAGCCCGGGTACAGGGCCGAACCACCACAGGCGACGTCCTGGCCACGGTGGTCAACACCCTCGCCTCACTGGAACCCGAGCTCGTCGAGACGGACGCCAGAGGGCTCAGCACCACCGCTCTCTCGGACGCTCCCCGTGGTTCATTGATCGTTCTGCTGACCTCCCTGGAGGCCGCCCCCATCGAGGAGGGGCTCCTCCCGCTGCTGCCTCAGCTGACCCAGCGCCACACAGTTCTGCTGGCAGCTGTCTCCGATCCGCGGATCGAGGAGATGGCGAAGGGTCGGGGAACAGTGGACGCGGTGTACGGGGCCGCCGCCGGTACCCAGGCCCAGACCGAACGCCGCAGCACGGCGGAGAAACTCCATCGCCACGGCGTCGTAGTCGTGGACGCCACCCCGGACAACCTCGCGCCGGCGCTCGCCGACGCCTATCTGGCGCTGAAGTCGGCAGGCCGTCTCTGA
- a CDS encoding DUF4350 domain-containing protein, protein MTTATAPSPTSTAPTPHQVWKRARGLLIALLILVIAGITFAAVRSSTDYGHLDPRSADPKGSRAAAELLKARGISVTVATTLDEATTAAGPGTTLLVAGPNLLTPTQQRRLHEATIAANGRTVLIAPGPATASRLAPGVRTEPHRPVTPLSPSCTFPAARSAGTADLGGMRYTAPSTTATACYPSDGTPTLLILKDRGDGDTVLLGSPDVLHNERLDHRGNASLALQLLGSRPHLVWYLPSLADPSATSDDGSPDDNDNNSGGNGGEASGDESSFLDLVPSGWLWGTLQLTVAAVLAAIWRGRRLGPLVVERLPVPIRASESAEGRAGLYRKANARDRAAESLRAVARTRIARLAGVTAREAHTSAVLLPAVSTRTTTTGDELSTLLFGPPPANDAALVLLAEHLDALEREVRTS, encoded by the coding sequence ATGACCACGGCCACCGCCCCCTCCCCCACCTCCACCGCGCCCACTCCCCACCAGGTCTGGAAGCGCGCCCGAGGGCTGCTGATCGCCCTGCTCATCCTCGTGATCGCCGGCATCACGTTCGCCGCCGTCCGCTCCAGCACCGACTACGGGCACCTCGACCCCCGATCCGCCGACCCGAAGGGCAGCCGCGCCGCGGCCGAACTCCTCAAGGCACGCGGGATATCCGTCACCGTCGCCACGACCCTCGACGAGGCCACCACCGCGGCGGGACCCGGCACCACACTCCTGGTCGCCGGCCCCAATCTCCTCACCCCCACGCAACAGCGCCGGCTCCACGAGGCGACCATCGCCGCCAACGGCCGCACCGTCCTGATCGCCCCGGGCCCGGCAACCGCATCCCGCCTGGCACCCGGCGTACGCACCGAACCCCACCGCCCGGTGACCCCCCTCTCCCCGTCCTGCACCTTCCCCGCCGCCCGCAGCGCCGGCACAGCGGACCTGGGCGGCATGCGCTACACGGCACCGAGCACCACCGCCACCGCCTGCTATCCCAGCGACGGAACCCCCACTCTGCTGATCCTCAAGGACCGCGGCGACGGCGACACCGTCCTTCTCGGCTCCCCCGACGTCCTCCACAACGAGCGTCTCGACCACCGGGGCAACGCCTCGCTCGCCCTGCAACTCCTCGGCTCGCGTCCCCATCTCGTCTGGTACCTCCCCTCTCTGGCCGATCCCTCCGCCACCAGCGATGACGGCTCTCCCGACGACAACGACAACAACAGCGGCGGCAACGGCGGGGAGGCTTCGGGCGACGAGAGCAGCTTCCTCGACCTGGTCCCCTCCGGCTGGCTCTGGGGAACGCTCCAGCTCACCGTCGCCGCCGTCCTCGCCGCGATCTGGCGAGGCCGCCGCCTCGGCCCCCTGGTCGTGGAACGGCTGCCGGTCCCCATCCGCGCATCGGAGTCCGCCGAGGGCCGCGCCGGCCTCTACCGCAAGGCCAACGCCCGTGACCGGGCAGCCGAATCACTGCGGGCCGTCGCCCGAACCCGCATCGCCCGCCTTGCCGGCGTAACCGCCCGCGAGGCACACACCTCCGCCGTTCTCCTCCCTGCGGTCTCCACCCGTACCACCACCACGGGCGACGAACTGAGCACCCTGCTCTTCGGCCCACCTCCCGCCAACGATGCGGCCCTTGTCCTGCTGGCCGAGCACCTCGACGCCCTCGAAAGAGAGGTACGCACTTCATGA
- the mtrB gene encoding MtrAB system histidine kinase MtrB, with protein MSEGSAAPNPGEPGVRAERAAGPGRKASRLSRLLQGGRLFQDRTPGGPVPRLLMRWVRRPLLPAVRLWRRNLQLRVVAGTLLMSMAVVLLLGFVVIGQVRNGLLDAKGKAAQTQAAGGFAAAQEKANASLAPGGQGTEGPDGMTANTSWRTELVDQLASGGKNAFNVVALSADSANEGAGSRAPRGSGSVEASSVPERLRQDVGKGQGAFQTYSLIRYSYGKESQPGLVVGKRLYDIDQHPYELYYLFPLTQEEKSLTLVKTTLATAGLFVVVLLGAIAWFVVRQVVTPVRMAAGIAERLSAGKLQERMKVTGEDDIARLGEAFNKMAQNLQLKIQQLEELSRMQRRFVSDVSHELRTPLTTVRMAADVIHEARADFDPVTARSAELLGDQLDRFESLLSDLLEISRFDAGAAALEAEPIDLRAVVHRVIGGAEPLAERKGSRILVIGDDQPVIAEADARRVERVLRNLVVNAVEHGEGRDVVVRMGVAQGAVAVAVRDYGVGLKPGEATRVFNRFWRADPARARTTGGTGLGLSIAVEDARLHGGWLQAWGEPGGGSQFRLTLPRTADEPLRGSPIPLEPEDSRRNRENRERDEATAGENRLVSVPNQSGAAKRSPLPVPARSTVPHPAPASVHPAALPGNGARVVARPAPERSGGPGSPARDSDQEDTTRGY; from the coding sequence ATGTCCGAAGGCAGCGCTGCTCCGAACCCCGGGGAGCCGGGAGTCCGTGCGGAGCGGGCTGCCGGTCCGGGACGGAAGGCTTCTCGTTTGAGCCGTCTCCTGCAGGGCGGCCGGTTGTTCCAGGACCGGACGCCCGGCGGGCCCGTACCTCGTCTGCTGATGCGGTGGGTGCGCCGTCCGTTGCTGCCTGCCGTGCGGTTGTGGCGGCGCAACCTGCAGCTCCGCGTCGTCGCGGGCACCCTGCTGATGTCGATGGCCGTGGTGCTGCTGCTCGGCTTCGTCGTGATCGGGCAGGTCCGCAACGGCCTCCTCGACGCGAAGGGCAAGGCCGCCCAGACCCAGGCCGCCGGTGGTTTCGCCGCGGCCCAGGAGAAGGCGAACGCCTCGCTGGCCCCGGGCGGGCAGGGCACCGAGGGCCCCGACGGGATGACCGCCAACACCTCCTGGCGCACCGAGCTCGTCGACCAGCTCGCCAGTGGCGGCAAGAACGCCTTCAACGTGGTCGCGCTCAGCGCGGACTCGGCCAACGAGGGCGCGGGCAGCCGTGCCCCACGTGGTTCGGGCAGTGTCGAGGCCTCCAGCGTGCCCGAGCGGCTGCGCCAGGATGTCGGCAAGGGGCAGGGGGCGTTCCAGACGTACTCCCTGATCCGGTACTCGTACGGCAAGGAGTCGCAGCCCGGCCTGGTCGTCGGCAAGCGGCTCTACGACATCGACCAGCACCCCTACGAGCTCTACTACCTCTTCCCGCTCACGCAGGAGGAGAAGTCCCTGACGCTGGTCAAGACGACCCTGGCGACCGCCGGACTGTTCGTCGTCGTGCTGCTCGGAGCCATCGCCTGGTTCGTGGTGCGCCAGGTCGTCACCCCGGTGCGGATGGCGGCCGGTATCGCCGAGCGGCTCTCCGCCGGGAAGCTCCAGGAACGGATGAAGGTCACCGGCGAGGACGACATCGCGCGGCTGGGTGAGGCCTTCAACAAGATGGCGCAGAACCTCCAGCTGAAGATCCAGCAGCTGGAGGAGCTCTCCCGGATGCAGCGCCGCTTCGTCTCCGACGTCTCGCACGAGCTGCGGACCCCCCTCACGACCGTACGGATGGCCGCCGACGTCATCCATGAGGCGCGCGCCGACTTCGATCCCGTCACCGCGCGCTCCGCCGAGCTGCTCGGCGACCAACTCGACCGCTTCGAGTCGCTGCTCTCGGACCTGCTGGAGATCAGCCGGTTCGACGCGGGCGCCGCGGCGCTGGAGGCCGAGCCGATAGACCTGCGAGCCGTGGTGCACCGGGTGATCGGCGGTGCCGAACCGCTCGCCGAGCGCAAGGGCAGCCGGATCCTGGTCATCGGCGACGACCAGCCGGTGATCGCCGAGGCCGACGCGCGGCGCGTGGAGCGGGTGCTGCGCAACCTCGTGGTCAACGCCGTGGAGCACGGCGAGGGCCGGGACGTCGTCGTGCGGATGGGCGTGGCCCAGGGAGCGGTCGCCGTGGCCGTCCGGGACTACGGGGTCGGGCTCAAGCCCGGCGAGGCGACCCGGGTCTTCAACCGGTTCTGGCGTGCCGACCCGGCGCGGGCCCGGACGACCGGCGGGACCGGTCTCGGGCTCTCCATCGCCGTCGAGGACGCCCGGCTGCACGGCGGCTGGCTCCAGGCGTGGGGCGAGCCGGGCGGCGGGTCCCAGTTCCGGCTGACCCTGCCGCGTACGGCGGACGAGCCGCTGCGCGGTTCGCCGATACCGCTGGAGCCCGAGGACTCCCGGCGCAACCGGGAGAACCGGGAGCGCGACGAGGCGACGGCGGGCGAGAACCGGCTGGTGTCCGTACCGAACCAGTCCGGGGCGGCGAAGCGCTCGCCGCTGCCCGTGCCGGCCCGCTCCACGGTGCCGCACCCGGCCCCCGCCTCGGTGCACCCGGCGGCGCTGCCGGGCAACGGGGCCCGTGTCGTGGCACGTCCGGCACCGGAGCGTTCCGGCGGACCGGGTTCACCGGCGCGCGATTCCGACCAGGAGGACACCACTCGTGGGTACTGA